One Echeneis naucrates chromosome 16, fEcheNa1.1, whole genome shotgun sequence DNA window includes the following coding sequences:
- the ddb2 gene encoding DNA damage-binding protein 2 isoform X1, which yields MNKVKKRPAKNSGSTLSKKLRNKKDGEVSSNAGVQTRPALKSAGVQRRGGHGSILHYIYRSTLGQSVHSQMRQCLQEPFVRSLSSYHFRGAASPFDRRITCLEWNPVHRTTLAVGSKGGDIYLWDFKLPTNKAFIQGNGAGDFIGGMKFCPTDLSRVYVASGEGVLTLQSFEGHTPTILSRTQDCVHDHHNVCYWYCCVDVSVSRQMLVTGDNMGQLLLLSLDGQKIFSNKLHKAKVTHADFNTRCDWLLATASVDHTVKIWDLRNIKDKSSFLHDLPHEKAVNSAYFNPLDCTKLLTTDQYDQLRIYSSPDWSKPQHIIQHPHRQFQHLTPIKATWHPVYDLIVAGRYPDDRVCPGDQRTIDIFDANTAELVCQLHDPTATGIKSINKFNPMGDVIGSGMGVTVLVWDRNDSLIGDQPGLTEETSMSAGRLRGQRRNRQRSNMERRGAAVAAKLMKKLASLEESETKTKTKTKQKQTQRRK from the exons ATGAATAAAGTGAAGAAAAGGCCTGCGAAGAACTCTGGTTCGACCCTTTCCAAAAAACTGCGAAACAAGAAGGATGGAGAAGTCTCCTCCAATGCAGGTGTGCAGACCA GGCCTGCCCTCAAGTCTGCAGGAGTCCAGAGGAGAGGTGGCCATGGGAGCATCCTGCACTATATTTACAGGAGCACCCTGGGACAAAGTGTCCACTCGCAGATGAGACAG TGTCTCCAGGAGCCGTTTGTTCGTTCTCTGTCATCCTATCATTTCCGCGGTGCCGCCAGTCCCTTTGACCGCAGGATCACCTGCCTTGAGTGGAATCCCGTTCACCGCACCACTCTGGCTGTGGGGTCAAAAGGTGGAGACATTTATCTGTGGGACTTCAAGCTCCCCacaaataaagcttttattcAAGGC AATGGCGCAGGAGACTTTATAGGAGGGATGAAGTTTTGCCCTACAGACCTTTCCAGAGTCTACGTAGCCTCTGGTGAGGGCGTCCTGACCTTGCAGAGCTTTGAGGGCCACACACCCACCATACTGTCTCGAACTCAAGACTGTGTCCACGATCACCACAATGTTTG TTATTGGTACTGCTGTGTCGATGTGTCTGTGAGCAGACAGATGCTTGTGACGGGAGACAATATGGGACAGCTCTTACTCCTTAGTTTGGATGGACAAAAG ATTTTTAGTAACAAGCTGCACAAAGCCAAAGTGACCCATGCAGATTTCAATACCCggtgtgactggttgttggcAACAGCCTCAGTTGACCACACAGTGAAAATCTGGGACCTGAGAAACATAAAAGACAAGAGCAGCTTCCTGCATGACTTGCCTCATGAGAAGGCTGTCAACTCAG CTTATTTCAACCCGCTGGACTGTACCAAGTTGCTCACCACAGATCAGTATGACCAGCTCCGCATCTACTCCTCCCCTGATTGGTCAAAACCTCAACATATCATACAGCATCCACACAGACAGTTTCAGCATCTCACACCAATCAag GCCACGTGGCACCCAGTTTACGACCTGATTGTGGCTGGCCGCTACCCTGATGACCGCGTTTGCCCCGGTGATCAGAGGACCATCGACATCTTTGACGCCAACACAGCAGAGCTTGTGTGTCAGCTGCACGATCCCACCGCTACTGGGATCAAATCT ATTAACAAATTCAATCCAATGGGTGATGTGATTGGATCTGGCATGG GTGTGACGGTGCTGGTCTGGGATAGGAACGATTCATTGATAGGCGATCAACCCGGTCTCACAGAGGAAACCTCAATGTCAGCAGGCAGgctcagaggtcagaggaggaATCGACAGCGCTCCAACATGGAGAGAAGaggtgctgctgtggctgcaaaGCTTATGAAAAAACTGGCTTCTCTGGAAGAATCTGAGACCAAGaccaagacaaaaacaaaacaaaagcaaacacagaggcGGAAGTGA
- the ddb2 gene encoding DNA damage-binding protein 2 isoform X2, producing the protein MNKVKKRPAKNSGSTLSKKLRNKKDGEVSSNAGPALKSAGVQRRGGHGSILHYIYRSTLGQSVHSQMRQCLQEPFVRSLSSYHFRGAASPFDRRITCLEWNPVHRTTLAVGSKGGDIYLWDFKLPTNKAFIQGNGAGDFIGGMKFCPTDLSRVYVASGEGVLTLQSFEGHTPTILSRTQDCVHDHHNVCYWYCCVDVSVSRQMLVTGDNMGQLLLLSLDGQKIFSNKLHKAKVTHADFNTRCDWLLATASVDHTVKIWDLRNIKDKSSFLHDLPHEKAVNSAYFNPLDCTKLLTTDQYDQLRIYSSPDWSKPQHIIQHPHRQFQHLTPIKATWHPVYDLIVAGRYPDDRVCPGDQRTIDIFDANTAELVCQLHDPTATGIKSINKFNPMGDVIGSGMGVTVLVWDRNDSLIGDQPGLTEETSMSAGRLRGQRRNRQRSNMERRGAAVAAKLMKKLASLEESETKTKTKTKQKQTQRRK; encoded by the exons ATGAATAAAGTGAAGAAAAGGCCTGCGAAGAACTCTGGTTCGACCCTTTCCAAAAAACTGCGAAACAAGAAGGATGGAGAAGTCTCCTCCAATGCAG GGCCTGCCCTCAAGTCTGCAGGAGTCCAGAGGAGAGGTGGCCATGGGAGCATCCTGCACTATATTTACAGGAGCACCCTGGGACAAAGTGTCCACTCGCAGATGAGACAG TGTCTCCAGGAGCCGTTTGTTCGTTCTCTGTCATCCTATCATTTCCGCGGTGCCGCCAGTCCCTTTGACCGCAGGATCACCTGCCTTGAGTGGAATCCCGTTCACCGCACCACTCTGGCTGTGGGGTCAAAAGGTGGAGACATTTATCTGTGGGACTTCAAGCTCCCCacaaataaagcttttattcAAGGC AATGGCGCAGGAGACTTTATAGGAGGGATGAAGTTTTGCCCTACAGACCTTTCCAGAGTCTACGTAGCCTCTGGTGAGGGCGTCCTGACCTTGCAGAGCTTTGAGGGCCACACACCCACCATACTGTCTCGAACTCAAGACTGTGTCCACGATCACCACAATGTTTG TTATTGGTACTGCTGTGTCGATGTGTCTGTGAGCAGACAGATGCTTGTGACGGGAGACAATATGGGACAGCTCTTACTCCTTAGTTTGGATGGACAAAAG ATTTTTAGTAACAAGCTGCACAAAGCCAAAGTGACCCATGCAGATTTCAATACCCggtgtgactggttgttggcAACAGCCTCAGTTGACCACACAGTGAAAATCTGGGACCTGAGAAACATAAAAGACAAGAGCAGCTTCCTGCATGACTTGCCTCATGAGAAGGCTGTCAACTCAG CTTATTTCAACCCGCTGGACTGTACCAAGTTGCTCACCACAGATCAGTATGACCAGCTCCGCATCTACTCCTCCCCTGATTGGTCAAAACCTCAACATATCATACAGCATCCACACAGACAGTTTCAGCATCTCACACCAATCAag GCCACGTGGCACCCAGTTTACGACCTGATTGTGGCTGGCCGCTACCCTGATGACCGCGTTTGCCCCGGTGATCAGAGGACCATCGACATCTTTGACGCCAACACAGCAGAGCTTGTGTGTCAGCTGCACGATCCCACCGCTACTGGGATCAAATCT ATTAACAAATTCAATCCAATGGGTGATGTGATTGGATCTGGCATGG GTGTGACGGTGCTGGTCTGGGATAGGAACGATTCATTGATAGGCGATCAACCCGGTCTCACAGAGGAAACCTCAATGTCAGCAGGCAGgctcagaggtcagaggaggaATCGACAGCGCTCCAACATGGAGAGAAGaggtgctgctgtggctgcaaaGCTTATGAAAAAACTGGCTTCTCTGGAAGAATCTGAGACCAAGaccaagacaaaaacaaaacaaaagcaaacacagaggcGGAAGTGA
- the LOC115056105 gene encoding protein FAM180A has protein sequence MTMKTRLNICLQVILWFWSERLVWGRSPTSQVTGKSISDANLMFEFLLGGAELDQDNNIVLLDKEMASMRQGRAFLSQINDDVPKSLSSMVQMLAALEGPKSRPLTKAEFEDIILSMVYSAHKAWNQERREEQQAWGGVLLKLANITVHELRGSHLFSYA, from the exons ATGACCATGAAAACACGACTGAATATCTGCCTTCAGGtcattttgtggttttggtcTGAGCGATTAGTTTGGG GCAGAAGTCCAACTTCTCAAGTGACGGGCAAATCCATTTCTGATGCAAACCTTATGTTTGAG TTTTTGCTGGGTGGGGCAGAGCTTGACCAAGACAACAACATTGTCCTACTTGATAAAGAGATGGCATCAATGAGGCAGGGGCGTGCTTTCCTGTCTCAGATCAATGACGACGTTCCCAAAAGCCTGAGCTCCATGGTGCAGATGTTGGCTGCACTAGAGGGGCCGAAGAGTAGGCCGCTAACTAAAGCAGAGTTTGAGGATATCATCCTGAGCATGGTGTACTCTGCCCACAAGGCCTGGaatcaggagaggagagaggaacagCAGGCCTGGGGTGGAGTGCTCCTCAAGCTGGCCAACATTACAGTGCATGAACTACGTGGAAGTCATCTCTTCAGCTATGCTTAA
- the kbtbd4 gene encoding kelch repeat and BTB domain-containing protein 4, whose translation MESNEEGGLSVGGSMGEDNYFLGYTFTDRSHSSRVVKSIMDLCLEDGLFADVTITVDSKEFHLHRLVLSAQSSFFRSMFTSNLKESRNRAIELKDVSATVFQLLIDYIYHGTIKLRVEELQDTYEMADMYQLTALFEECSRFLSRTVEVKSCLQVMWLADRHSDQELYTAAKHCAKIHLAQLHQTEEFLNLPLCLLLDIIKDGVPSSQNPTVAIESWINHNKVEREEFSCILQENLKEIGENVHIYLIGKEETRTHSLAVSLHCDEDDAISVSGQNSLCHQITAACKHGGDLYVVGGSIPRRMWKCNMHTMDWERCAPLPRDRLHHTMVSVSTEDAIYSLGGKTLQDTLSNAVIYYTVKDNMWTETSQLDTAVSGAAGVNLGGTIYLLGGEENDMDFFTKPSRLIQCFDTSSQKCQIKPYMLPFAGCMHAAVHMDVIFIVAEGDSLVCYNPLLESFTRLRFPEAWSCVPSLWKVASCNGCIYVFRDKCKKGDANTLKFNPATSVVSVIRGIKILLTNWQFVLA comes from the exons ATGGAGTCAAATGAGGAGGGGGGCCTCAGTGTCGGCGGCTCTATGGGAGAAGATAACTACTTCCTGGGATACACCTTCACCGACCGCTCCCACTCCAGCCGTGTGGTGAAGAGCATCATGGACCTTTGCCTGGAGGACGGCCTGTTCGCTGATGTTACCATCACTGTGGACAGCAAGGAGTTTCACCTGCACCGACTTGTGCTCTCAGCACAGAGTAGCTTCTTCCGCTCCATGTTCACCTCGAACCTCAAGGAGTCCCGCAACCGCGCCATTGAGTTGAAAGATGTCAGTGCCACTGTCTTTCAGCTGCTGATCGACTACATCTACCATGGCACCATTAAACTGagggtggaggagctgcaggacacTTATGAGATGGCAGACATGTACCAGCTGACTGCTCTGTTTGAGGAATGCTCCCGCTTCCTCTCCAGGACGGTGGAGGTCAAGAGCTGCCTGCAG gtgaTGTGGCTTGCAGATAGACACAGTGACCAGGAGTTGTACACCGCTGCCAAGCACTGTGCCAAAATCCACTTAGCCCAGCTGCATCAGACTGAGGAATTCCTCAATCTGCCCCTCTGTCTGCTCTTGGACATCATTAAAG ATGGCGTTCCAAGTTCCCAGAATCCAACAGTGGCTATAGAGTCGTGGATTAACCACAACaaggtggagagagaggagttTTCTTGTATCCTCCAGGAAAATCTCAAG GAAATTGGTGAAAATGTCCATATCTACTTGATTGGAAAAGAGGAAACGCGGACTCACTCCCTGGCTGTGTCACTTCACTGTGACGAGGACGATGCGATCAGTGTAAGTGGCCAGAACAGTTTATGCCATCAGATCACTGCAGCCTGTAAACACGGAGGGGACCTGTACGTGGTGGGGGGGTCAATCCCTCGCCGCATGTGGAAGTGCAACATGCACACTATGGACTGGGAGCGCTGTGCCCCTCTGCCCAGGGATCGCCTACACCACACCATGGTGTCTGTCTCCACTGAGGATGCTATTTACTCCCTTGGAGGTAAGACGTTGCAAGACACACTCTCCAATGCCGTCATCTACTACACCGTGAAGGACAACATGTGGACAGAGACCAGCCAGCTGGACACTGCAGTGTCTGGGGCTGCTGGCGTGAACCTGGGAGGCACCATCTACCTGCTTGGAGGGGAAGAGAATGACATGGACTTTTTTACTAAGCCATCCCGTCTCATTCAGTGCTTTGATACCTCCTCCCAGAAGTGTCAGATTAAACCTTACATGCTGCCATTTGCGGGCTGCATGCACGCTGCCGTCCACATGGACGTGATATTTATCGTAGCAGAAGGAGACTCCCTGGTGTGCTACAACCCTCTGCTGGAAAGCTTCACTCGCCTTCGCTTCCCTGAGGCGTGGAGCTGTGTCCCTTCACTGTGGAAGGTGGCCAGCTGTAATGGCTGCATATACGTCTTCAGGGACAAATGCAAGAAAGGTGATGCAAACACGCTAAAGTTTAACCCAGCTACATCGGTTGTCTCCGTTATCAGAGGTATTAAAATCCTCCTCACAAACTGGCAGTTTGTTTTGGCCTGA
- the rapsn gene encoding 43 kDa receptor-associated protein of the synapse isoform X1, producing the protein MNIFMKHLVPEMGQDQTKQQIEKGLRLYQSNQTDKALHVWTKVLEKTSDPGGKFRVLGCLITAHSEMGKYKDMLKYALDQIDTAREMEDPDYLTEGYLNLARSNEKLCDFQKTVSYCKTCLNMQGTTVSLQLNGQVCLSMGNAFLGLSVFQKALESYEKALRYAHNNDDKMLECRVCCSLGNIYIQLKDYEKALFFPCKAAELVNDYGKGWSLKYRAMSQYHMSVAYRKLERLPDAMECCEESMKIALQHGDRPLQALCLLNFADIHRCRRDTDKAFPRYESALGIMTEIGNRLGQAHVYLGVAKCWLLQKDFDKALDSLQQAQELADGMGNKLCTLKVHCLNEGIYRSREQQEELREQVVKFLQCVEELELYCGMCGESIGDRDQKLQALPCSHIFHLKCLQTNGTKGCPKCFKSSVKPGFV; encoded by the exons atgaatatttttatgaagCACCTTGTACCAGAGATGGGCCAGGACCAAACCAAGCAACAGATAGAGAAGGGTCTGAGGTTATATCAGTCCAACCAGACAGACAAAGCCCTGCATGTGTGGACAAAAGTACTGGAGAAGACCTCAGATCCTGGAGGGAAGTTTCGGGTGTTGGGGTGCCTGATCACGGCTCACTCAGAGATGGGAAAATATAAAGATATGCTCAAG TACGCCCTCGATCAAATCGACACAGCCAGAGAAATGGAGGATCCGGACTACCTGACCGAGGGATACTTGAACTTGGCGCGCAGCAACGAGAAGCTGTGTGACTTCCAGAAAACCGTCTCCTACTGTAAGACCTGCCTAAATATGCAGGGCACCACTGTCAGCCTGCAGCTCAATGGGCAGGTATGTCTTAGCATGGGCAACGCCTTCCTGGGCCTCAGTGTCTTCCAGAAAGCCTTAGAGAGCTACGAGAAGGCGCTGCGCTACGCACACAACAACGACGACAAGATGCTGGAGTGCAGAGTCTGCTGCAGTCTGGGAAACATCTACATCCAACTCAAG GACTATGAGAAAGCCCTGTTCTTCCCATGCAAAGCAGCTGAGCTCGTCAATGACTACGGCAAAGGTTGGAGCCTCAAGTATCGAGCCATGAGCCAGTACCACATGTCTGTAGCCTACAGGAAACTGGAGCGCCTGCCAGACGCCATGGAGTGCTGTGAG GAATCTATGAAGATTGCTCTGCAGCATGGTGACCGTCCCCTGCAGGCGCTGTGCTTACTGAATTTTGCTGACATACACCGCTGCAGGCGTGACACTGAT AAAGCATTCCCTCGCTACGAGTCTGCCCTGGGTATTATGACTGAAATTGGAAACCGTCTTGGACAAGCACATGTCTACCTGGGCGTTGCCAAGTGTTGGCTTCTGCAGAAAGACTTTGACAAG GCTCTTGACTCTTTGCAGCAAGCGCAGGAATTAGCCGATGGAATGGGAAACAAG CTGTGCACATTGAAGGTTCACTGCCTGAATGAGGGGATATATCGGAGCcgggagcagcaggaggagctcCGAGAGCAGGTGGTGAAGTTCCTGCAGTGTGTCGAGGAGCTGGAGCTCTACTGCGGCATGTGTGGAGAGTCCATCGGGGACAGGGACCAAAAGCTGCAGGCCTTGCCCTGTTCCCACATTTTCCATCTCAA GTGTCTGCAGACAAACGGAACAAAAGGTTGTCCTAAATGTTTCAAGTCCTCCGTGAAGCCAggatttgtgtga
- the rapsn gene encoding 43 kDa receptor-associated protein of the synapse isoform X2, with translation MNIFMKHLVPEMGQDQTKQQIEKGLRLYQSNQTDKALHVWTKVLEKTSDPGGKFRVLGCLITAHSEMGKYKDMLKYALDQIDTAREMEDPDYLTEGYLNLARSNEKLCDFQKTVSYCKTCLNMQGTTVSLQLNGQVCLSMGNAFLGLSVFQKALESYEKALRYAHNNDDKMLECRVCCSLGNIYIQLKDYEKALFFPCKAAELVNDYGKGWSLKYRAMSQYHMSVAYRKLERLPDAMECCEESMKIALQHGDRPLQALCLLNFADIHRCRRDTDLCTLKVHCLNEGIYRSREQQEELREQVVKFLQCVEELELYCGMCGESIGDRDQKLQALPCSHIFHLKCLQTNGTKGCPKCFKSSVKPGFV, from the exons atgaatatttttatgaagCACCTTGTACCAGAGATGGGCCAGGACCAAACCAAGCAACAGATAGAGAAGGGTCTGAGGTTATATCAGTCCAACCAGACAGACAAAGCCCTGCATGTGTGGACAAAAGTACTGGAGAAGACCTCAGATCCTGGAGGGAAGTTTCGGGTGTTGGGGTGCCTGATCACGGCTCACTCAGAGATGGGAAAATATAAAGATATGCTCAAG TACGCCCTCGATCAAATCGACACAGCCAGAGAAATGGAGGATCCGGACTACCTGACCGAGGGATACTTGAACTTGGCGCGCAGCAACGAGAAGCTGTGTGACTTCCAGAAAACCGTCTCCTACTGTAAGACCTGCCTAAATATGCAGGGCACCACTGTCAGCCTGCAGCTCAATGGGCAGGTATGTCTTAGCATGGGCAACGCCTTCCTGGGCCTCAGTGTCTTCCAGAAAGCCTTAGAGAGCTACGAGAAGGCGCTGCGCTACGCACACAACAACGACGACAAGATGCTGGAGTGCAGAGTCTGCTGCAGTCTGGGAAACATCTACATCCAACTCAAG GACTATGAGAAAGCCCTGTTCTTCCCATGCAAAGCAGCTGAGCTCGTCAATGACTACGGCAAAGGTTGGAGCCTCAAGTATCGAGCCATGAGCCAGTACCACATGTCTGTAGCCTACAGGAAACTGGAGCGCCTGCCAGACGCCATGGAGTGCTGTGAG GAATCTATGAAGATTGCTCTGCAGCATGGTGACCGTCCCCTGCAGGCGCTGTGCTTACTGAATTTTGCTGACATACACCGCTGCAGGCGTGACACTGAT CTGTGCACATTGAAGGTTCACTGCCTGAATGAGGGGATATATCGGAGCcgggagcagcaggaggagctcCGAGAGCAGGTGGTGAAGTTCCTGCAGTGTGTCGAGGAGCTGGAGCTCTACTGCGGCATGTGTGGAGAGTCCATCGGGGACAGGGACCAAAAGCTGCAGGCCTTGCCCTGTTCCCACATTTTCCATCTCAA GTGTCTGCAGACAAACGGAACAAAAGGTTGTCCTAAATGTTTCAAGTCCTCCGTGAAGCCAggatttgtgtga
- the LOC115056945 gene encoding zinc-binding protein A33-like: MAATSSFSVQDLVCPQCSEIYCVPVLLKCGHNICKVCLQKFWEWKGSRECPVCGTVSLPGRPPINLALKIAADGYQVLQTDRNQEICFLHNEKLKIFCQNDEEAICLVCQTSKQHKVHECCPVEEAAQQKKKEISDLLEDLRKKLKELNKTKDQWEDTKTYIQIQATQDEKTIKEEFRKLHKFLWEEENARLKALKQEEEIKTQVMCNKLDSIKDQIKALCCTISETETVLRADDLPFLQDYKQTKKRVKCNIQEPECIRNILIDSAKHLDLLKYGIWKKMANFVKYVPVALDPNTAQSNLKFSEELTCVQYSSRQLVPDNPERCTSRICVLGAKGFRSGKHSWTVEVSHSKEWYIGVARESIKRKSAVFLNPAEGFWVIGLSNGESLWAQTSPRTKLTMKQKPERITVELDYDKGKVVFINAADLTTIHIFKDKFTERIFPYISPGLYGEGKISSSLSICPLTIKVDVE, translated from the exons ATGGCGGCGACAAGCTCATTTTCGGTACAAGACTTAGTTTGCCCTCAGTGCTCTGAGATTTACTGTGTTCCTGTTCTTTTGAAATGTGGCCACAATATCTGCAAAGTTTGTTTGCAGAAATTCTGGGAATGGAAAGGATCTCGAGAATGTCCTGTGTGTGGCACCGTCTCCCTCCCTGGTAGGCCTCCTATCAATTTGGCACTAAAGATAGCAGCAGATGGATATCAAGTGTTACAAACCGACAGGAATCAAGagatttgttttcttcacaATGAGAAGCTGAAGATTTTTTGTCAGAATGATGAAGAGGCCATCTGTCTTGTCTGCCAGACATCAAAACAGCATAAGGTTCACGAGTGCTGCCCAGTCGAGGAGGCTGCACAGCAGAAGAAG AAGGAGATCTCAGACTTGCTGGAGGACTTAAGGAAAAAGCTCAAAGaacttaacaaaacaaaagaccaGTGGGAGGACACAAAAACCTACATACAG ATCCAAGCAACTCAAGATGAGAAAACCATCAAGGAGGAGTTTCGGAAGCTGCACAAGTTCCTCTGGGAGGAGGAAAACGCAAGACTGAAGGCACttaaacaggaagaagaaatcaAGACGCAGGTGATGTGCAATAAGTTGGACAGCATCAAGGACCAGATCAAAGCCCTCTGCTGCACCATCAGTGAGACTGAGACAGTCCTCAGAGCGGACGATCTGCCATTTTTACAG GACTAcaagcagacaaagaaaag GGTCAAATGCAACATTCAAGAGCCAGAGTGTATCAGAAACATCTTGATAGACTCCGCAAAACATCTGGATTTACTTAAGTATGGAATTTGGAAGAAGATGGCCAACTTTGTGAAATACG TCCCTGTTGCTCTGGACCCAAACACAGCTCAGTCTAACCTGAAGTTCTCTGAAGAGCTGACTTGTGTGCAgtacagcagcaggcagctcgTACCTGACAACCCTGAGCGCTGCACCAGCCGCATCTGTGTACTGGGAGCAAAAGGCTTCAGATCTGGGAAGCACAGCTGGACCGTGGAGGTGAGCCACAGCAAAGAGTGGTACATTGGAGTGGCCCGCGAGTCCATAAAAAGGAAGAGTGCTGTCTTCCTCAACCCTGCCGAGGGCTTCTGGGTGATCGGCCTGTCTAATGGAGAATCCCTCTGGGCTCAGACCTCACCTCGCACCAAGCTCACGATGAAGCAGAAGCCCGAGAGGATTACTGTAGAGCTGGACTATGACAAAGGAAAGGTGGTGTTCATCAACGCTGCTGATTTGACAACAATACACATATTTAAAGACAAATTTACAGAGAGGATTTTCCCCTATATCTCCCCTGGATTGTATGGGGAGGGGAAAATCTCCAGCTCACTGTCAATCTGTCCTCTGactataaaagtggatgtagaATAG